The Haloterrigena turkmenica DSM 5511 nucleotide sequence CGCCGAGCACGTCCTCGAGATCCTCGGCGGGATACGCGACGCCTCGGACGACGGCGCCCACGTCTCCCTCGAGACGAGCGTCGAGCATCCCGACCCGCTGCCGCCGACGTTCCCCGAGTCGATCGGAGACTGACCGATCGGCGCCGCCGCGACGACCGACTCGAGACGGGACCGGTTGTCTCAAATCGAACACCGTTTTCGAAAACTGGACGACCGCGCGGAAATTGAGCAACAGAAAATGTATATAGTAGCTGACCGCATTCTAGTATCGTAACGTATGAAATTCGGTATTTTCCCCGTCGAAGGCGGACGGTCGTGGGACGGTGTCGTCGAACAATGCCAACTCGCAGAGCAGGTTGGGTTCGAGTCCTGTTGGGTAAACGACCACCAGGCGACCGAGGGCGATAACTACTGGCCGTCGCCGCTGACCCGTCTGACCAGCATCGGGACCGGAACGGAGGAGCTCGAGCTCGTCACGTCGGTACTGATCCTGCCGCTGTACCACCCGCTGCACGTGGCTCAGCGCGCGGCGATGCTCGACAACATCTCCAACGGTCGACTCACGCTCGGCGTCGGGCTCGGCTACGTCGAAGAGGAGTTCGAGGCGTTCGACGTTCCGATGGACGAGCGCGCAGGGCGCATGATCGAGGGGCTGCGCTTCCTCGACAAGTTCCTCTCCTCGGACGAACCGATCTCGTTCGAGTGTCCGTTCTTCGAGGTCGAGGACTGGCAGCCGCTCCCGTCGACGGTCCAGGAGCCGCGGCCTGATCTCTGGGTCGGCGGCTGGGGCGACAAGCAGATCGCCCGCTCTGTCAAGTTCAGCGACGCCTGGGTTCCCGGCGTCGTCGCGGACCTGGGCATCGTCGAGGACCGCAAGGAGCAACAGCGCAAGCACATCGAGGACAGCGACCAGAACTGGGACGACGTCGAACACCCGCTGATGCGCGAGGCGGTCATCGCCGAGACCGAGGAGGAGGTCATGGAGCGCAAGGAGTACGTCCACCGGACCTACCTCGACGAGTACGGCGGCGAGTTCTCGCACCCGCTGATGACGGCCGACTCCGTCGAGGACTTCGAGGAACTGGCCGACGACCGCTTCATCTACGGCACGCCCGAGCAGATCGTCGAGCAGATCGAGTCGATCCGGGAGCGCTTCCCGCTTGACCACCTCACGCTCCGGTTCCACCACTCCGGGATGCCCAAGGACCTCGTCGAGGATCAGATCCGTCTGTTCGGCGAGGAGGTCATTCCCGAGTTTAACTAGCCGATCGCGTTCGAACGGCTCTTCTCGAGACCTCTCTGGCCGTCGCCGTCCGCCGCGGCGGCGTCCGCACCGAATTCTTCGTCCCACGAGTCCCGCGAACGGCTGCCGGCTGCCCCGTTACGGCGTGATTCCCGCACTCGCCGTGGTTCACGGAGCGGGTCAGCCGGTACCAATGCTTATATATTTCAACCCGATTACCACTAGCTGAATGTCGTCCGAGCAGATCACCGTCCACCTGATCGGGGATTCCACCATAGCCGAGAAAGAGGCGAGCGCTCGCCCCGAAACGGGCTGGGGAATGCCGTTCGCCGACCGCTTCGATGACTCGGTGACGGTGGAAAACCACGCCCGCAACGGGCGCAGCACCCGTACCTTCCTCGAGGAAGGCCGTTGGGAGCCGGTCGTTCGCGACCTGACCGAGACTCACTACGTGTTCATCCAGTTCGGCCACAACGACGAGGTGCCCTCGAAAGAACAGTATACGACCGAAGCGGAGTTCACCGCCAATCTCGAGAAATTCGTCGACGAGACACGCGAGTGCGGGGCGTCGCCGGTGTTGCTCACGCCCGTCGCGCGCCGTCACTTCGACGAGGAGGGAACCCCGAAAGACACCCATCGAGTCTATTCGGAGCTAACGCGGGAGGTAGCGCGCGATCGGGACGTGCCACTCATCGACGCGGACGAGCGGAGTCGGTCGCTTCTGAGCGAACTGGGTCCGGAGGAGTCGACGTCGCTCTACCTTCACCTGTCGCCGGGCGAACACTCCAACTATCCCGACGGCGTGACCGACGACACGCACTTCAGCGAGTACGGGGCTCGACGGATGGCCGAACTGGTCCTCGACGGGATCGAAGAACTGAACCTCGAGTTGGCGTCACGCGTCGTCCTCGACGATCGGTGAGCGGTTCACGCCGAGCGCTCGAGTCGTGCGTTTCTCCGCCGCCTTTCACCCTCGAGAGCGCAGTTCTACGCGAGAGCTACTCGTCCGGACCCCAGGCGTTGGCCATCCAGCCGCCGTCGGCGCGGAGGACCTCCCCGGTGATGTAGTGGTCGCCGCCGGCGAGGAAGCGAACGCAGTTCGCGACCTCCTCCATCGTGCCGAACCGTCCGAGCGGCGCCCGCCGGTGGACGTCCTCGTCGGTGTAGCCTGCCGCATCCTGGGTCTGTTCGGTGATGTCCGTGCGGATGAACCCCGGCGCGAGCGCGTTCACGTGCACGTCGTGTTCGGCCAGTTCGGTCGCGAAGACCCTGGTCAGGTTGTCCACGCCGGCCTTGGAGGCACAGTAGGGGGCCCGCTGTGCGAACCCTTGCTGTCCGATCATGCTGCTGATGTTGACGATCTGCCCGCCGGTCCCCTGCTCGACCAGCTGCTGACCCGCGGCCTGCATCCCGAAGAAGACGCCGGTCAGGTTCACCTCGATCACGTGCCGCCAGTCGTCGGGATCCATCTCGAGGGCGGGGGCGATGACCGTGTTCCCGGCGTTGTTCACCATGACGTCGAGCGAGCCGAACTCCTCGACGGCGCCGTCGACGAGCGCCTGCACCTCGGCACGGTCGCTGACGTCCGCTTCGATCCCGACGGCGGTCCCGCCGTCGGCGACGATCTCCTCGGCGACGGCCTCGGCGCGAGCGCCGTCCCGGGAGTTCACGACGACGTTCGCGCCCTCCGCGGCGAAGCGCTCCGTGAGTGCCTTACCGATGCCTTTGCTCGAGCCGGTGACGATGACAGTGCTGTCGTCCATGCGATATCGTACTCGTCTCGGAACGTCGATAAAACGTTTGCCACACTGCTCGCGATTCGACGCGCTGTCGCTCGTCTCGGCCCAATTCGCTTCGTTAGCGACGCCGCGACAGCGTCCGCGTTCGCGAATCGCCTCGGGGCTATTCGCGTCGTGATCACCTCCGTCACTAAATTATAAATAGAGCTTCGTGTAACTGCTGCTCGTGGTGCAAGATAACGATTCACAGGACAGTGGAACGTACCGACGAGACGTCCTCAAATACGGCGCCGCGGGAGGGACCGTTCTCGCCGCCGGCTGCCTCGGTGGGAGCAGTAGCACGGATCGATTCCGCGTGTTCGATCCGGAGACGAGCGGGACGCTGCCGTCCCAGCGTCACTGTAATCCGTTCAACCCGACCCAGCGCGGGACGTGGCATCCGGGAGCGCTCATCTGCGACCGGCCCGTGATGTACAGTCCGGCGGAGGTCGAAGTCTACCCCCTGATCGTGACCGACTGGGAGATGGCCGACGACACCACGCTGGAGATGACGTTCAGCGACGAGTGGACCTGGCACAACGGCGATCAGCTCGTCGCCGACGACTGGGTCATGCAGCTGCAGATGACGCTCTCGATTCTCGAGTTCCAGGCCGAAGACGGCGAGCGACCCCACCAGTTCATCGAGTCCGTCGAGGCGCCCGATGAGCAGACGGCGCGGGTCAGCCTCTACGATCCGATCCCGGAGACGGTCGCGATCCAGAACGCCACCGCCGACATCCTCGGCGACGAGGGTCGCGGCATCTTCACCAAACACGACGACGACCAGTGGAGCGAGTGGCACGAGCAACTGCAGAACGCCGACGATTCCGAGATGGAGACCCTCGTCGGTGAGCTCACGTCGGAGGGGTATCCGAAGGTCGAGGACGCGATCGGAAACGGGCCGTTCCAGGTCGCCGATATCGGGGACAACGTCATGATCTTCGAGAAGTACGAGGACCATCCGAACGCTGACAACCTCAATTTCAGCGAATTCTCGATCCATCTCTTCGATACCGATATCCCGACGCAGCCGTACGTCAACGGCGAGGTCGACGGCGCACACAACGAGTTCCCCGTGAAGGACGACGTCAAGAGCCAACTCCCCGACGGACACTCCCTCGTCAGGGAAAATCTGTCGACCAACAAGCTGCTCACGTTCAACTGCGGTCACAACGTCAACTACGATACGCCCTTCTCGAACGCGAACGTCCGGAAGGCGGTCTGCCACGTCTTCGACCGCCAGCAGGTCTCTGGGGTCCTCGAGGGCGTCAATCAGCTCTTCGATTGGCCGCCGTGTCGCGTCCCCGGGACCACTCTGGAGAGCGGTTCTCATGACGCTGCGGACTGGGTCGAGGACTTCACCAAGTACGGCCAGAACGACACTGAACGCGCCGCCGAACTCCTCGAAGGAGAGGGCTACACGCTCGAAGACGGGCAGTGGTACACGCCGGACGGTGACCGCTTCGAGATCGATATCATGAACGGCTCCGAGCAGAAGCATATCGGCGTCCTCAAGAATAATCTGAACGAGTTCGGCATCAAGACGAACCAGGAGCAGGTCGACGATGCGACGTTCGACGAGCGCCGCCACGCCGGCGAGTACGACATGATGCCTGACACGTCGTCCGCTAACGGCGTCCGCGCGATGTGGGAACTGGACCTCGTGCCGACCTGGATCCAGTCGATCACGCACTTCGACCCCAACGCGGAGATCCCGATGCCCGTCGGCGATCCCGAGGGCTCGAGCGGGACGAAGACGTTCAACGTCGAGGAACACATCCGGGACTGGCGCATCTCCGACGACGACCAGTACCACCGTGAGTTGCTGTGGTGGTGGAATCAGAACGTCCCGCAGATGGAGGCGATGTTCCAGCCCGACGCCGGCGCTTACAACGGCGACAACTGGACGATCGACGGGCCGGACGGCATCGTCCACGGGATCGACGACGCGCTGTACCTCGTTACCAAGACGGACGAGGCGACGATGGAGTACACGGGCTGATAGCAGCGTTCGCCGACTCGATCGAACCCCGCCTCGGATCGCTGCGATTGACGGATCGGCGTCAGTGTCGAATCGACACTCCGGCCCTGCGACTCCGTTCGGAGCCGCACTGACTAGCAGTTCGATCCGCTCTCCGGATGACACGAGGCGGTGACGGGCTGTCTCGGACGACGAAACGCCGACTCGTTTCACCCGCCACTGAGAAAAACCCGTAAATATATGTACACATCTCTAATTCATTAACGAATATGGAAGACGGTAATAGCTGTCGGAATGGCGATCACAGTCGAAGAGATGTCCTAAAATACGGCGCTGTGGGTGGCACGGCTCTCGTCGCTGGCTGTCTCGGTGGGGGAAGTAGCACGGATCGGTTCCGGGTGTTCGATCCGCAGTCGAGCGGGACGCTCCCGTCGGAGCGCCACTGTAATCCGTTCAACCCGACCCAACGCGGGACGTGGCATCCGGGGGCACTCATCTTCGACCGTCCCGCCATCCACAGTCCGGCGGAAGACGAGGTCTATCCCCTGGTCGCGACCGACTGGGAGATGGTCGACGATACCACGCTGGAGTTCACGTTCAGCGACGAGTGGACCTGGCACAACGGCGATCAACTCGTCGCCGACGACTGGGTTATGCAGCTCCAGATGGCGCTCGCGATTCTCGAGCACCAGGCCGAGGACGGCGACCGTCCGCACCAGTTCATCGAGTCCGCCGAAGCGCCCGACGAGCAGACGGTACAGATCAGCCTCCACGATCCGCTCTCGGAGGCGGTCGCGGTCCAGAACGCTATCGCGGACCTCGTCGGCGACGAGAGCCGCGGCATCTTCACCAAACACGACGACGACCAGTGGAGCGAGTGGCACAGCCAGCTCATGGAGGCCGACGACTCCGAGATGGAATCGCTCCTCGAGGAGCTCACATCGGAGGGATATCCGTTACTCGAGGACGCGATCGGTAACGGCCCGTTCGAGGTCGCCGACATCGGTGACAACGTAATGGTCTTCGAGAAGTACGAGGACCATCCGAACGCTGACAACATCAACTTCAGCGAGTACTCGGTCCACCTCTACGAGAACAACAACCCAACCCAACCGTACGCTAACGGCGAGGTCGACGCCGCACACACGCAGTTCCCAGTCGAAGACGACGTCAAAAGCCAACTCCCCGGGGGACACACGCTCATCAAGGAGAGCTTCTCGACCAACAAGCTGTTCTCGTTCAACTGCGGACACGACGTTTCCTACGACACGTACCTCTCGAACGCGAACGTCCGCAAGGCGGTCTGCCACGTCTTCGACCGCCAGCAGGTCACCGAGGTCCTCGAAGGCGTCAACCGGATGTTCGACTGGCCGTCGTGTCGCGTCCCCGGAAACGTGCTGGACAGCGGTTCCCACGACGCCGCGGAGTGGATTCAGGACTTCACCGAGTACGGCCAGAACGACACCGAACGCGCCGCTGAACTCCTCGAACGGGAGGGATTCCAGCGAGACGACGGTGCGTGGTATACGCCGGACGGTGACCGGTTCGAGATCGACGTCCTGGGTGGGACCAAACGGAAGGACTTCGGCGTTCTCAAGGACAATCTGAACGAGTTCGGTATCGCGACGAATCAGGAAGAAGTCGACGACGCGACGCTCTCCGAGCGCCGACAGAACGGCGAGTTCGACATCGTGCCCGACGGCTCCTCGGCCAACGGCGTCCGGGCGATGTGGGCGCTGGATCTCGTGCCGGGTTGGCTCAGTCAGATCACGCATTTCGATCCCAACGCGGAGATTCCGATGCCCGTCGGCGACCCCGAGGGCTCGAGCGGGACGAAGACGTTCAACGTCGAGGAACACATTCGGGAGTGGCAGGTCACCGACGACGATCAGTACCACAAGGAACTGATGTGGTGGTGGAACCAGACCGTTCCACAGATGGAAACGATGTATCAGCCCGACGCCGGCGCCTACAACGCCGACAACTGGGAACTCGACGCGCCCGACGGCGTCATCGACGGCACCGAGGACGCGCTCTACCTCATCCCGAAGATGGACGAGGCGAGCATGGAGTACACGGGCTGAGCGGAGTCCGCCGTTTCGACCCCTCCGTCGGACTATCGCGACCGATGAATCGGTTCCGGCGATGATTCTGTCTCGGCCGTTACGAAGTCGAACGAATTCACACCGGGCGGCAGATCGGTCCTAATTCCAGATGAGCACGAATCGTTGACAGGTTGTATCGAGCGAACGTGTGGCAAACTGGTCCGTCCACCGCTGGAAACCGTCCAATGGTTAATTATATATATCCCCTTCTATGACTAGGGAGTATGCCAGAGGGTAACAACTGGCGGAACAGCGGTCCTAGCCGACGAGATGTCCTGAAATACAGCGCTGTGGGTGGCACAGCCCTCGTTGCCGGATGTCTCGGTGGGAGCAGTAGCACAGATCGATTCCGAGTGTTCGACCCGGAGACGAGCGGGACGCTGCCGTCCCAGCGTCACTGCAACCCCTACAACCCGACCCAGCGCGGGACGTGGCACCCAGGGGCGCTCATCTTCGACCGACCCGTGATGTACAGTCCGGCGGAGGACGCGGTCTATCCCCTGATCGCGACCGACTGGGAGATGGCCGACGACACCACGCTGGAGATGACGTTCAGCGAGGACTGGACCTGGCACAACGGCGACGACCTCACCGCCGAGGACTGGGTCATGCAGCTGCAGATGTCCCTCGCGATCCTCGAGTACCAGGCGGAGGACGGGGCGCGACCACACCAGTTCATCGAGTCCGCCGAGGCGCCCGACGAGTACACGGCGCAGATCAACTTCCACGACCCGCTCTCGGAGACAGTCGCGGTCCAGAACGCCACCGCCGATCTCGTGGGTGACGAGAGTCGCGGCATCTTCACCAATTCCTCGGACGACCAGTGGACCGACTGGCACGAGCAGTTGCAGAACGCCGACGACTCCGGGATGGAGTCCATCCTCGAGGAGATCACGTCGGAGGGGTATCCGAACCTCGAGGACGCGAACGGGAACGGTCCGTTCCAGGTCGCCGATATCGGGGACAACGTGATGGTCTTCGAGAAGTACGAGGACCACCCGAACGCCGACAACATCAACTTCAGCGAGTACTCGATGCACCTCTACGAGAACAACAACCCGACCCAGCCGTACGCAAACGGCGAGGTCGACGCCGCGCACACCCAGTTCCCCGTCGAGGACGACGTCAAGAGCCAGCTCCCCAGCGGGCACACGCTCATCAAGGAGAGCTTCTCGACCAACAAACTGTTCACGTTCAACTGCGGCCACGACGTCTCTTACGACACGCCCTTCTCGAGCGTGAACGTCCGCAAGGCGGTCTGTCACGTCTTCGACCGCCAGCAGGTCACCGAGGTCCTCGAAGGCGTCAACCGGATGTTCGACTGGGCGCCGTGTCGCGTTCCCGGAAACGTGCTGGACAGCGGTACTCACGACGCCGCGGAGTGGGTCCAGGACTTCCCCAAGTACGGCCAGAACGACACCGAGCGCGCTACCGAACTCCTCGAGGAGGAGGGCTACACGCTCGAGGACGGGCAGTGGTACACGCCGGACGGAGAGGAGTTCGAGATCAACATCATGAACGGCTCCGAGCGGAAGGACTTCGGCGTTCTCAAACAGAACCTGAACGACTTCGGCATCAAGACGAACCAGGAGCAGGTCGACGACGCGACGTTCGACGAGCGCCGACAGAACGGCGAGTACGACATGATGCCCGACGGTTCCTCGGCCAACGGCGTCCGCGCGATGTGGGCGCTCGATCTCGTGCCGAACTGGATCCAGTCGATCTCGCACTTCGACCCCAACGCGGAGATCCCGATGCCCGTCGGCGACCCGGAGGGCTCCGAGGGGACGAAGGAGATCAACGTCGAGGAGCACATCCGTCAGTGGCAGGTCACCGACGATGATCAGTACCACAAGGAACTGATGTGGTGGTGGAACCAGACCCTCCCGGAGATGGAAGTGATGTTCCAGCCCGACGCCGGCGCCTACAACGCCGACAACTGGGAACTCGACGCGCCGGACGGCATCATCGACGGCACCGAGGACGCGCTCTACCTCATCCCAAAGACGGACGAGGCGAGCATGGAGTACATCGGGTAACACCGTCCCGTCACGACCGCGACGACGACACACTGTCCCCGCAGACTAAGATTTAAGAGCGTCTCGGGGAATGAGTTCGTATGGGATTCCTCCAGTCCGCTTCGCAGATCGTTCTCGGCGTTAACTTTCTGTTCTTGCTACTGCTCGGGTTCTCGTTTCTCTTTATCGAACCCGGGACGGGCCCGTTCGTCATCGCGGTACTCACGCTCATTCCAGTCGTCCTCTCGTTAGTCGCGAGCGTCGCGGTGATCTATACCGGCTGGGAGCCGTTCTGATCGGTCGTCTCGATCGGCGTTCAATCCGGTCGCAACCGGCTATCAGATAGCTTCCAGGACCGCGGAGAATCGTTCGCTCGAGTGGACGGTCGTTTTTTCGCACTGGGGTCCTGTCGACTCCTATCAGCTTTCGATGACGATGGGAAACCTTGATAATGAACCATTCTGAATAAATACGCATCACTATGGTAACGATAGACTGGCGTATCAGGAGACTCGGGCAGGCGGCGTTCACGGTATGGGCCGTGATAACGCTCTCATTCGCGTTGGTGCGGCTAATGCCCGGGAACATGATGGGTGCGATGGTAACCCGACTGGCCCGGCAGGGTATCAACCCGGCGCGGGCTCGCGAACTCGTCGAACTTCGGATGACGATCGATCCCGACGCACCGCTCTTGCCCGCGTACGTTTCCTACGTTTCGAACACGCTGCAGGGGGATCTGGGACAGTCCGTCTACTACAGTCGGCCGGTCGTCGATATCATCGCGGAGGCCGTTCCGTGGACGTTGTTCGTGCTGAGCTGGGCGGTCTTCATCAGCTTCTTTATCGGCATCTCCATCGGTGCGCTGATGGCCTACTGGGAGGGCGGAAAGCTGGACGTCGGGCTGACGTCGTACGCCGTCCTGATGGGATCGATCCCGTTCTACGTGCTCGCGATCCTCCTGTTGATCTTCCTGGCGTACCGACTGAGCTGGTTTCCCACCGGCGGTCGCCAGCCGATCGCTACGGATCCGGGGTTCAATCTGGTGTACATCAGCGGGATCGTTCGCCACGCTGCACTACCGGTCATCTCCATGCTCGTCGCCTCCGGCGTCGCCTCGCTGGGAATGCGCGGAAACAGTATCCGCGTCCTCGGTGAGGACTACCTCCGCGTCGCCCGTCTCCGCGGTCTCTCGGACATTACGATCTCTACCCAGTACGTCGCCCGCAACGCCGTCCTGCCGATGTACACGACCCTGCTGATCAGTATCGGCGAGATGTTCGGCGGGTCGATCGTCTTAGAGCAGGTGTTCCAGTACCGCGGAGTCGGCTGGTACATGCTGTCCGCGACCCACCAGCGCGACTACCCGCTCATGATGGGCGGATTCATGGTCATTACGGTGGCGATGGTCATCTCTCTGCTGCTGGCCGACCTGACCTACGGATACGTCGACCCGCGAGCACGGAGGTCACAATGACGCGAAATTCAGAGACACCAACGGACGACGACGAACGGATGGATTTCGAGGACGCAATCGTCAGCGACTCCGAGACGGACGCCGACGAACGGATCGAAACCGACGGCGGCGTCGGCACGCCCTTCGAGGTCGTCTCCGAGTACGAGGAGACGCGACGCGACCGCTACCGCAAGCTGTACGACGCGTACATCTACGCGCCGATCTCTATCATTTGGCGCGACTGGCGCGCCCGAATCGGCTTCACGATCGTCGCGCTCTACCTGTTCATGGGGACCGTCGGAACGCTGTTCATCGAACCGACGGGCGTGACCGAAGGGCCAGCACTCGCCGCGCCGTTCGAGACCATGGAGTACCCCCTCGGGACGGACAATCAGGGGCGTGACCTGCTCTCGCAGACGGTCCACTCGACATCGACGATCCTCAAGATGGTCCTCTCGGGTGCGGTGTTTACCGTCGGGATCGGGACGATTATCGGTTCCATCGCCGGCTACAAGGGCGGCATGACCGACACGGTCCTGAGTTCGATCACCGACGTGTTCATCAACATCCCCGGCTTCCCGCTCGTGATGGTGCTGGGACTCATGTTCGACGACCAAATTCTCGGCAACCCGTTCGCGATCGGCATATTGCTGAGCGTCGCGTCGTGGGGCGGCCTCGCCCGGGCGATCAGATCGCAGATGCTC carries:
- a CDS encoding LLM class flavin-dependent oxidoreductase, with the protein product MKFGIFPVEGGRSWDGVVEQCQLAEQVGFESCWVNDHQATEGDNYWPSPLTRLTSIGTGTEELELVTSVLILPLYHPLHVAQRAAMLDNISNGRLTLGVGLGYVEEEFEAFDVPMDERAGRMIEGLRFLDKFLSSDEPISFECPFFEVEDWQPLPSTVQEPRPDLWVGGWGDKQIARSVKFSDAWVPGVVADLGIVEDRKEQQRKHIEDSDQNWDDVEHPLMREAVIAETEEEVMERKEYVHRTYLDEYGGEFSHPLMTADSVEDFEELADDRFIYGTPEQIVEQIESIRERFPLDHLTLRFHHSGMPKDLVEDQIRLFGEEVIPEFN
- a CDS encoding rhamnogalacturonan acetylesterase, coding for MSSEQITVHLIGDSTIAEKEASARPETGWGMPFADRFDDSVTVENHARNGRSTRTFLEEGRWEPVVRDLTETHYVFIQFGHNDEVPSKEQYTTEAEFTANLEKFVDETRECGASPVLLTPVARRHFDEEGTPKDTHRVYSELTREVARDRDVPLIDADERSRSLLSELGPEESTSLYLHLSPGEHSNYPDGVTDDTHFSEYGARRMAELVLDGIEELNLELASRVVLDDR
- a CDS encoding SDR family NAD(P)-dependent oxidoreductase: MDDSTVIVTGSSKGIGKALTERFAAEGANVVVNSRDGARAEAVAEEIVADGGTAVGIEADVSDRAEVQALVDGAVEEFGSLDVMVNNAGNTVIAPALEMDPDDWRHVIEVNLTGVFFGMQAAGQQLVEQGTGGQIVNISSMIGQQGFAQRAPYCASKAGVDNLTRVFATELAEHDVHVNALAPGFIRTDITEQTQDAAGYTDEDVHRRAPLGRFGTMEEVANCVRFLAGGDHYITGEVLRADGGWMANAWGPDE
- a CDS encoding ABC transporter substrate-binding protein produces the protein MQDNDSQDSGTYRRDVLKYGAAGGTVLAAGCLGGSSSTDRFRVFDPETSGTLPSQRHCNPFNPTQRGTWHPGALICDRPVMYSPAEVEVYPLIVTDWEMADDTTLEMTFSDEWTWHNGDQLVADDWVMQLQMTLSILEFQAEDGERPHQFIESVEAPDEQTARVSLYDPIPETVAIQNATADILGDEGRGIFTKHDDDQWSEWHEQLQNADDSEMETLVGELTSEGYPKVEDAIGNGPFQVADIGDNVMIFEKYEDHPNADNLNFSEFSIHLFDTDIPTQPYVNGEVDGAHNEFPVKDDVKSQLPDGHSLVRENLSTNKLLTFNCGHNVNYDTPFSNANVRKAVCHVFDRQQVSGVLEGVNQLFDWPPCRVPGTTLESGSHDAADWVEDFTKYGQNDTERAAELLEGEGYTLEDGQWYTPDGDRFEIDIMNGSEQKHIGVLKNNLNEFGIKTNQEQVDDATFDERRHAGEYDMMPDTSSANGVRAMWELDLVPTWIQSITHFDPNAEIPMPVGDPEGSSGTKTFNVEEHIRDWRISDDDQYHRELLWWWNQNVPQMEAMFQPDAGAYNGDNWTIDGPDGIVHGIDDALYLVTKTDEATMEYTG
- a CDS encoding ABC transporter substrate-binding protein; the encoded protein is MEDGNSCRNGDHSRRDVLKYGAVGGTALVAGCLGGGSSTDRFRVFDPQSSGTLPSERHCNPFNPTQRGTWHPGALIFDRPAIHSPAEDEVYPLVATDWEMVDDTTLEFTFSDEWTWHNGDQLVADDWVMQLQMALAILEHQAEDGDRPHQFIESAEAPDEQTVQISLHDPLSEAVAVQNAIADLVGDESRGIFTKHDDDQWSEWHSQLMEADDSEMESLLEELTSEGYPLLEDAIGNGPFEVADIGDNVMVFEKYEDHPNADNINFSEYSVHLYENNNPTQPYANGEVDAAHTQFPVEDDVKSQLPGGHTLIKESFSTNKLFSFNCGHDVSYDTYLSNANVRKAVCHVFDRQQVTEVLEGVNRMFDWPSCRVPGNVLDSGSHDAAEWIQDFTEYGQNDTERAAELLEREGFQRDDGAWYTPDGDRFEIDVLGGTKRKDFGVLKDNLNEFGIATNQEEVDDATLSERRQNGEFDIVPDGSSANGVRAMWALDLVPGWLSQITHFDPNAEIPMPVGDPEGSSGTKTFNVEEHIREWQVTDDDQYHKELMWWWNQTVPQMETMYQPDAGAYNADNWELDAPDGVIDGTEDALYLIPKMDEASMEYTG
- a CDS encoding ABC transporter substrate-binding protein; translation: MPEGNNWRNSGPSRRDVLKYSAVGGTALVAGCLGGSSSTDRFRVFDPETSGTLPSQRHCNPYNPTQRGTWHPGALIFDRPVMYSPAEDAVYPLIATDWEMADDTTLEMTFSEDWTWHNGDDLTAEDWVMQLQMSLAILEYQAEDGARPHQFIESAEAPDEYTAQINFHDPLSETVAVQNATADLVGDESRGIFTNSSDDQWTDWHEQLQNADDSGMESILEEITSEGYPNLEDANGNGPFQVADIGDNVMVFEKYEDHPNADNINFSEYSMHLYENNNPTQPYANGEVDAAHTQFPVEDDVKSQLPSGHTLIKESFSTNKLFTFNCGHDVSYDTPFSSVNVRKAVCHVFDRQQVTEVLEGVNRMFDWAPCRVPGNVLDSGTHDAAEWVQDFPKYGQNDTERATELLEEEGYTLEDGQWYTPDGEEFEINIMNGSERKDFGVLKQNLNDFGIKTNQEQVDDATFDERRQNGEYDMMPDGSSANGVRAMWALDLVPNWIQSISHFDPNAEIPMPVGDPEGSEGTKEINVEEHIRQWQVTDDDQYHKELMWWWNQTLPEMEVMFQPDAGAYNADNWELDAPDGIIDGTEDALYLIPKTDEASMEYIG
- a CDS encoding ABC transporter permease, which produces MVTIDWRIRRLGQAAFTVWAVITLSFALVRLMPGNMMGAMVTRLARQGINPARARELVELRMTIDPDAPLLPAYVSYVSNTLQGDLGQSVYYSRPVVDIIAEAVPWTLFVLSWAVFISFFIGISIGALMAYWEGGKLDVGLTSYAVLMGSIPFYVLAILLLIFLAYRLSWFPTGGRQPIATDPGFNLVYISGIVRHAALPVISMLVASGVASLGMRGNSIRVLGEDYLRVARLRGLSDITISTQYVARNAVLPMYTTLLISIGEMFGGSIVLEQVFQYRGVGWYMLSATHQRDYPLMMGGFMVITVAMVISLLLADLTYGYVDPRARRSQ
- a CDS encoding ABC transporter permease, giving the protein MTRNSETPTDDDERMDFEDAIVSDSETDADERIETDGGVGTPFEVVSEYEETRRDRYRKLYDAYIYAPISIIWRDWRARIGFTIVALYLFMGTVGTLFIEPTGVTEGPALAAPFETMEYPLGTDNQGRDLLSQTVHSTSTILKMVLSGAVFTVGIGTIIGSIAGYKGGMTDTVLSSITDVFINIPGFPLVMVLGLMFDDQILGNPFAIGILLSVASWGGLARAIRSQMLTLREESFVEASQAMGIGTPTIVFKEIVPHLMPFVVINLTNAGRKVIFEAVALYYLGILPFKNLNWGSILNQAYGANAHARPDAIHWFLVPMFSIVFISVGLTLLGQSLDRVFNPRVRARHEKTTADVETEGDGETQTQDAMGV